In Rhizoctonia solani chromosome 7, complete sequence, one DNA window encodes the following:
- a CDS encoding FMN-dependent alpha-hydroxy acid dehydrogenase — protein MRSNYLVNSAVAAALYSSLTAAVVLDTEGLPDSGLNTSSWVTGVRPPLADIYNLHDMQLAVKNYLGTTQYAYIRTGSLDELTYHANLDIWKYVKLRPHQSHGRNVANVSTEQTILGTKFSVPFFIAPAGYSSFTDPENGELNLVRGAGNQGALYVPSILSSKSTAEMAGVRLSNQTLFRQIYPWANRTRLLNDFAEAEASGYKAIFLTLDNPTVQGVRTRALREGAPDSSGTYSTDRSLQTAAELQKLTKLPIVPKGIISWEDAKRCLDLGFKAVYISNHGGRLIDTAPTAVEIILDIHKNAPEVLASMEVYADGGVRHGTDIAKLLALGVKAVGIGRSAVFSNAWGVEGVEKFFSLLKRELTTTMMLLGVTEISQLDRTYVNTKAVENMIF, from the exons ATGCGATCCAACTATCTAGTCAACAGTGCAGTTGCTGCTGCTCTCTACTCGTCCTTGACTGCTGCTGTGGTCTTGGATACTGAGGGCCTCCCAGACTCTGGCCTCAACACGTCGTCCTGGGTCACTGGCGTTAGGCCACCACTGGCTGATATCTATAATCTCCATGACATGCAATTGGCGGTTAAAAATTATTTGGGCACGACTCAGTATG CTTACATTCGTACCGGCTCTTTGGACGAGCTCA CATATCATGCGAACCTTGACATCTGGAAGTACGTTAAACTCCGGCCTCACCAATCCCATGGCCGCAACGTCGCCAACGTCAGCACAGA GCAAACTATCTTGGGAACCAAGTTCTCTGTTCCGTTCTTTATCGCTCCTGCTGGATATTCCAGCTTCACTGACCCCGAGAACGGCGAACTGAACCTCGTTCGGGGAGCAGGGAACCAAGGAGCGCTCTATGTG CCCAGTATATTGTCTAGCAAGTCGACCGCCGAAATGGCCGGCGTCAGGTTGAGCAATCAGACCCTATTCAGACAA ATTTACCCTTGGGCCAATCGCACCAGACTTCTCAATGATTTTGCTGAGGCCGAGGCATCAGGCTACAAGGCCATCTTTTTGACACTGGATAACCCTACGGTTCAGGGAGTCCGCACACGCGCACTCAGAGAGGGGGCTCCTGATAGCAG TGGTACATACTCGACCGACCGTAGT CTCCAGACTGCTGCTGAACTCCAAAAGTTAACCAAGCTTCCTATTGTACCAAAAGGTATAATTTCGTGGGAAGATGCCAAGAGGTGCCTCGATCTTGGCTTCAAAGCCGTATACATCAGCAACCACGGGGGTCGTCTCATCGACACCGCTCCTACTGCCGTTGAGATTATCCTTGATATCCACAAGAACGCCCCTGAGGTGCTTGCAAGCATGGAGGTCTACGCAGATGGAGGAGTTCGTCATGGAACCGACATTGCCAAACTGCTCGCACTCGGCGTGAAAGCAGTTGGCATTGGTCGATC GGCCGTGTTCTCCAATGCGTGGGGCGTGGAGGGCGTTGAGAAGTTCTTCAGCTTGCTCAAGAGAGAGTTAACTACTACTATGATGCTCCTCGGCGTCACAGAAATTTCTCAGCTGGACCGAACCTAT GTAAACACCAAAGCTGTCGAAAACATGATATTCTGA
- a CDS encoding Enoyl-(Acyl carrier protein) reductase — MPSKQNPKPDNQVAIVTGAAQGLGEAIALKLASEGYSVVVSDLPAKQEDLISVVQQIQAVYRSRPSATSLSALHIECDVTDEDQVDGLVKTTVARLGRLDVMVANAGIARMAPLLESTTELLESVHAVNVKGVLYCYRAAARAMIPSGGGRIIGACSVAGKLPVPYMGAYVMSKYAVRGLTHTAAQEWGAHGITVNAYAPGIIDTDMWTKDIISTYDYASALEQKALELVATHKKSTPDQIAGLVAFLVSPAAANINGQCISVDGGWNID, encoded by the exons ATGCCTAGCAAGCAAAACCCTAAGCCGGATAATCAAGTGGCGATTGTGACTGGTGCTGCACAGG GGCTAGGGGAGGCAATCGCTCTTA AGCTTGCCTCAGAAGGGTATTCTGTCGTAGTCTCCGATCTGCCTGCTAAACAGGAAGATCTTATATCAGTTGTTCAGCAAATCCAAGCCGTATATCGCTCTCGCCCCTCGGCTACCTCACTTTCCGCATTGCACATAGAGTGCGATGTAACTGACGAAGACCAGGTTGACGGCCTAGTTAAAACAACGGTAGCAAGGCTTGGAAGGCTTGATGTA ATGGTTGCTAATGCTGGCATCGCAAGAATGGCGCCGCTGCTTGAAT CCACCACAGAGCTGCTCGAGTCAGTTCACGCGGTGAACGTCAAAGGAGTGCTCTACTGCTACCGAGCGGCCGCCCGAGCAATGATACCATCTGGTGGCGGCAGGATTATTGGCGCATGTAGTGTGGCAGGAAAGCTAC CCGTTCCCTATATGGGTGCCTACGTGATGTCAAAATATGCTGTACGCGGTCTAACACACACAGCAGCTCAGGAATGGGGGGCTCATGGGATCACAGTCAACGCATATGCGCCTGGAATTATTGATACCGACATGT GGACGAAGGACATCATATCCACTTATGACTATGCGTCTGCGTTGGAACAAAAA GCATTGGAACTTGTAGCGACACACAAGAAGAGCACGCCTGACCAGATTGCGGGTTTGGTAGCATTTCTAGTCAGCCCAGCCGCTGCCAATATAAACG GACAATGCATCTCTGTCGATGGAGGATGGAATATTGATTAG